Genomic window (Candidatus Beckwithbacteria bacterium):
CTGGTCCGGTAGCACCTATCAAAAATCCTGAAGGTAAAAGTATTTCTGAAGCCCTACAAGGAGTTTTAGATAAACAAGTAGATACTAACAAAGTTATTTTAGCCATGCCTTTTTATGGTTATGAATGGCAAACCACCAGTGATGAGTATCGATCTCCGACTTATCCTGGTAGTGGTGCCATGGCTTCATACAAACGGGTTCAGGAACTAATTGCTGATGAAGGTTTGGAAACTCAATGGGATCCTCAAACCTTAAGCCCCTGGCTTACCTATGAGGATGATGGCATTACTAAACAAATCTACTTTGAAAATGACCAATCGATTGCTTTAAAATTACAGTTAGTTGATCAAATGAATTTAGCTGGCGCTGCCATCTGGGCCCTGGGATATGAAGGCGAAGATGCTAGTGTTTGGCAAGTTGTTGAATCATGGCGTATTAGTAATCAAAGAAATTAAAAACTAACTAGCCAAAAGCTAGGAAGATAATCCTATGATTGTTGTCAATCTCAAAACCTATCAAGAAATTACGCAGCGCAATAGAGGAGTTGCCTTAGCTCAATCTGCTCAAGAAGTCTTTAAGCGGTATCAAATTCCGATTATGCTCTGTGTTCAAGCTACTGATATTAAAAAAACCACTGAAGCTACGTTTTTACCCGTGTTTGCCCAGCATATCGACCCTATTGAACCGGGCAAACATACTGGCTTTATTTCTCCTCTATCAGTTAAAGAAAATGGTGCCACCGGCACACTTATCAATCATAGCGAACATCGTATTGGGTTAGAAAATATTGAAAAAACCATCAGGATAGCTAAACAGTATAATTTACAAACTTTAGTTTGTGTCGAAAATGCTCAAGAAGGTAAACAGGTAGCTAAATTTGAACCAGATATGATTGCCCTGGAAGATCCGGTTTTAATTGGTGGCTCTGAGTCAATTGTTAACAATCCTGAAGGCAAAGCTAAGGTTGAAGAGTTTATTAAACTAAGATTAAAACCAAAGTGTTTGGTCGGAGCTGGAGTTAAAGACCAAAATGACATTCGAGTCTCACTACAACTCAAAGCTGCTGGCGTTTTACTGGCCTCAGGCGTGGCTTTAGCAGATAATCCTAAGGCAGTTTTAGAAGACTTAAGCCAAGGCTTTAAATGAATATAAAATATAGGTTATCATCCAAAGAAAAAGTAGATGAATTAAAAAAAATTGCAAACAATATTTGCTTATTTATAAATGAGATTAAAAATAATCAAAATCTGTCTCTAGTAAATTCTTTAGCAGTAGAATTAAGAAAATTGTTTGATGAAAAAAATCCAGGCAATAATCTTTTAGAACGTTTAGAAAATGATTTAAATATAAAGCTTAAATTCCCTGATAAAAAAACAAGGTTGCCTCCACAGACAACACATGTTTCAATTGACGACTATAAAAATAATTTAGTTTTTTCATCAAATGGAAGAGGTTTTACAAGAATAGAAATAATAAAAATACTAGCAGATAAAAAAGGTGCTCACTTGGATGATCAGCAAGATATAATTATTAAACAATCAGAAAAGATTTTTTTACCTTTTGGAAATCCTGCAAAAACAAAGCTGATATTAGAGCAAAACCATTATTATTTATTGGCAATTGCCATCACAACGATAAAAGTAATAAATGAACAAATTTTTAATAAATATTTATGAAACTTATTATTCAACGTGTCTCATCAGCTTCAGTTACTATTGATAACAAAGTTAAAAGCCAGATTGACTCTGGTTTACTCATCCTATTTGGGGCTAAAGAGGGCGATAATGAAAGTCAACTTGACTGGCTAGTTAATAAAGTTGTTAATCTGCGAA
Coding sequences:
- a CDS encoding triose-phosphate isomerase; translated protein: MIVVNLKTYQEITQRNRGVALAQSAQEVFKRYQIPIMLCVQATDIKKTTEATFLPVFAQHIDPIEPGKHTGFISPLSVKENGATGTLINHSEHRIGLENIEKTIRIAKQYNLQTLVCVENAQEGKQVAKFEPDMIALEDPVLIGGSESIVNNPEGKAKVEEFIKLRLKPKCLVGAGVKDQNDIRVSLQLKAAGVLLASGVALADNPKAVLEDLSQGFK